Part of the Sandaracinaceae bacterium genome, TCGCGCTGACCGTGATCGCGGGCGTGGCCTGGCGCGGCTATCGCCGACATCGCTTCGGTGACCAACCGCGCCCTCACGACTTCGACACCCCCGGCGACCGACACCGCTTCCTGGGGTTCTCGACCTTCCTGCTCTCCGCGGTGAGCGCGGTGGCCACCGTGTTCGTCTCGCTCGCGGTGGTCTTCATCGGGAGCTGTCGATGATCTGGGCCGGCCTCGCGGTGCTCGCGCTGGCGTGGCTCTGGCCGCTGCCGCAGCTCGGCTTGCCACCGTTCTCCACGCACATGACGATGCACATGGCGGTGGTGGCGGTCGCGGCGCCGCTGCTCGCGCTCGGGCTCTCGGGCACGCGGCTGGACCTCGTGACGCGGCGGCCGGGGTGGATGGCGGCGATCCCCGCGTCCTTCGCCGAGCTGATGATCGTGTGGGTGTGGCACGCGCCCGCCCTGCACGATCTCGCGAGGGAGCTCCTCTGGGTGCGCGCCCTCGAGCAAGCGAGCTTCCTCCTCGCGGGGCTGTGGCTCTGGCAGTCGGCCCTCGGCGGGCGGGCCGAGCAGCGTCGCGCGCGCGCCACGGCCGGGGTCACCGCGCTGCTCCTGACCGCGATGCACATGACGCTGCTCGGCGCGCTCCTCGTCGTGGCGCCCCGCGTGCTGTACCCGTGCGCGCCCCTCTGCGGCGGCTTCGACCCGATCACCGACCAGCACGTCGGCGGCGCGATCATGCTGCTCGTCGGAGGCGCGGCGTACCTGGCGGGCGGGGTGGGGCTGACCGCGGACGCGCTCGCGCATCGGAGCGAGGCCCGATGAAGCGACGCTGGCTGATCCGGGCCGCGGTCGCGGCCCTCGCGCTGGCGGCGCTGGGCGCGGGCGTGATGTTCTCCGGCGTGATCCCGGTCACCGCGAGCTCGGGGCACTGG contains:
- a CDS encoding cytochrome c oxidase assembly protein, translating into MIWAGLAVLALAWLWPLPQLGLPPFSTHMTMHMAVVAVAAPLLALGLSGTRLDLVTRRPGWMAAIPASFAELMIVWVWHAPALHDLARELLWVRALEQASFLLAGLWLWQSALGGRAEQRRARATAGVTALLLTAMHMTLLGALLVVAPRVLYPCAPLCGGFDPITDQHVGGAIMLLVGGAAYLAGGVGLTADALAHRSEAR